The Verrucomicrobium spinosum DSM 4136 = JCM 18804 DNA segment GGGCGATCAGTGATGGACCCGCGCAGGAGAGCGCCGTGATGCTCGGCGACATGGTGGCACTTCCCAACGCAGATTCGATGGCGCTCATGCAGGCCCCGATGGCCATGGCAATCACGAAGAACAGAGCGATGTGAAACCCCAGCCAGCCGAGTGGGTAGGGCTTGGGAGAACGTGCCAGCCGGAAGCCCACGGCCACGGCAGAGCCAAAGATCAATGCGGTCACCAGAAAGGTGAGCAGAATGGAGGTCATCAGGTGAGGTCCCTTCGTTGTGAAATGATCCGATGCGGAGCCGGGCTACTTCCCACTGGTGGCGAAATAAGAACCTGCGAGGTCCCGCACCCCGATGCAGGCAAAGGCGGCAGAGGGATGACGGGCAGCCCATTCCAACGCATCATCGAGCTGGGGCACATCGATCACGACGAAGCCGCCAAGGAACTCCTTGGTCTCGGCATAGGGGCCATCATGCACTTCGCGTTGACCGTTCCGCAGGGTGACCATGGTGGACTTCTCCGGCACGTCCAACCCGGCTCCGGCGACAAAAACGCCCGCGGCCCGCAGCGCCTCGCCATAGGCCATGCCGGCGGCTCTCGCGCTGGCGACATCGTACTGGTCGCCAGCCTCTTTGTTCATGTGCACGAGCAGAGCGTATTTCATAGGGATCGAATCGACTAAAGGAGCAGGCATGGATTGCAGAAAGGATCGGTGCCGCAGCGCAAGCCGCGCCATCGACACCCCGCATCGATGACGGGTCACCCGGCCGCATTTCGACATTTCGGGAAAAAGAGTCCAAAAAAGTTGGGGCTGGAGAGGTGGGGACCGTGAGGCCCCTCCAGATTGGGTGCGCAACGATGCCTGAACCTATCGGAACTTGGTGACATCGTCGACAAGGCGAAGCTCGCAGACGCTTCATATAGTGCCTCCTCACGTCGACAACTACACGGGCGCTGGATGGTTGGCGATCAAAGACCAGTGAGCAACCATGGCGTCGTGAGCCATCAGGGTGTGTAAGGATACGAAGGGAGTTTGAGCATGCCCTCTGCCGTGCGGCCTCCCTCGCCGGTCGTAGTTGTCGACGTGAGGAGGCACTAATTTCCCCGTCTGCGACGTCTGGATCTCGGAGCGCAGTCGCGTGCCCAAGGGATACGCTCAGGCCGCGAAGGCTGCATTAACAATCACCCCCTGACACTCCCCCCTGCTCCCCCATCTTGTTAATCTGTCAAAAATCTTGTTAATCCTGTCTCACAACTTCTCCCCAGGCAACTCACTGGCCTGCTTCACCCAGTCCGCGAACTGCACCTCATCGAAGGGCTTGTCTTCGTAGATGTCGAGATAGCGGGTGTCCTGGCTCTTCGAAGCACCGGGAGGCACGGGGTTTAAGGAGAGACCGCGGAAGAAAGTGACCTTCACGTACTTGTTGAAGCAATGGTAGGAAGTGA contains these protein-coding regions:
- a CDS encoding YciI family protein → MKYALLVHMNKEAGDQYDVASARAAGMAYGEALRAAGVFVAGAGLDVPEKSTMVTLRNGQREVHDGPYAETKEFLGGFVVIDVPQLDDALEWAARHPSAAFACIGVRDLAGSYFATSGK